One window from the genome of Faecalibacterium sp. HTF-F encodes:
- a CDS encoding PIN domain-containing protein gives MKIDDVSLSYPFIQYSVSVTHFTERKPTAMEWLILEVIKTASDKPKMYADVPFATLLEGIFNITDANLLILPRLLSLQDMQVIEADGLSDDTDLSQVSMRTLRLTRIGAEMQRTGQLPTRPGNDVFSIFYDPVKHQLLERADRTAYRDNFSGIPVIAEDAVLETDFPQGTIIHFLQQKQQEAARASRLSWLMPNTSIKHIEQAAAALRWKTAVKAFHMAPGFACSAEGIDDPELNARILDSLALEAPSPAQPLPRANFEDPDADIQEIVPSDEQSAKIREFLRSADFCIVAQDIYSDSAFCQTHKKRHLRIAFLSGASEFHLELRTDTLVVSLPEQLLAPGTLFCSPSQTLCQAVFPLHVQEHSREAVFTYVPAAQPPLNVAETCAACTDRYSRQDPRILLVLYELGLKDLFTEKVKALASQQPSLAARAKLIETLNQSSKAVYCQNCLTPELLESLLLDPAAIRSACTSVDAAIAFLTECEGIRDFKLSDALYRNLLEQVLTTLPAPETSEELYRLWAHIRAFKGAHLIWVGQSGRYRPLYRETVIQKLLLSFDSDTFGEEYTPVEQVIGQLRRAYLRCQELLPELNFSAPLSEESIREAVLNDHREELPALREELRLWNENLERFATRVGPVDHFTANAPAFAYAITVMQHLAESISIFFDDAALKYSRVCIVDTCALMNDPELPALFSDGMSMLIVPQVVLRELDGLKQSADEEKALAARRAIRSIESYSRADWFNLSEEGHPELLSPDLGDPQSSDNLILSVACRYIAKRPVLLTDDTNLRNKAASMHIDAIGGRSFRLSKEHEMSAQPDCRTEKKKKKR, from the coding sequence ATGAAAATCGATGATGTAAGCCTTTCCTATCCCTTTATCCAGTACAGCGTAAGTGTTACGCACTTTACCGAACGGAAGCCAACGGCCATGGAATGGCTGATCTTGGAAGTGATCAAAACGGCCTCCGATAAACCCAAAATGTATGCCGATGTTCCTTTCGCTACGCTTCTGGAAGGTATTTTCAACATCACGGACGCCAATCTCCTGATCCTGCCCCGCCTGCTCTCCCTGCAGGATATGCAGGTGATCGAAGCCGATGGCTTGAGCGATGATACAGATCTCAGCCAGGTTTCCATGCGCACCCTACGTCTGACGCGCATCGGTGCCGAGATGCAGCGGACCGGTCAGTTGCCCACTAGACCCGGCAACGATGTTTTCTCTATCTTTTACGACCCCGTAAAGCACCAGCTGCTTGAGAGAGCTGACCGTACGGCTTACCGGGATAATTTTTCCGGCATCCCGGTCATCGCAGAAGATGCTGTGTTGGAAACTGACTTTCCGCAAGGGACAATCATTCACTTTTTGCAGCAGAAACAGCAGGAAGCGGCCCGCGCTTCCCGGTTATCGTGGCTGATGCCCAACACCAGCATCAAACATATCGAGCAGGCCGCCGCTGCGCTGCGCTGGAAAACAGCGGTCAAAGCATTCCACATGGCTCCCGGGTTTGCCTGCTCTGCCGAAGGTATAGACGACCCGGAACTGAATGCTCGTATTCTGGACAGCCTTGCCTTAGAAGCCCCCTCTCCTGCACAGCCGCTTCCCCGTGCCAATTTCGAGGACCCGGATGCTGACATTCAGGAGATCGTGCCCTCGGACGAACAAAGTGCAAAGATTCGCGAGTTTTTGCGCAGTGCTGATTTCTGCATCGTCGCTCAGGATATTTATTCCGATTCAGCCTTCTGCCAGACGCACAAAAAGCGCCATCTCCGAATCGCTTTTCTATCGGGCGCGTCCGAGTTTCATCTGGAACTGCGTACAGACACCCTTGTGGTTTCTCTTCCGGAGCAGCTTCTGGCACCCGGCACGCTTTTCTGCAGTCCCTCGCAAACACTTTGTCAGGCAGTTTTCCCGCTGCACGTACAGGAGCATTCCCGGGAGGCAGTGTTTACTTATGTACCGGCGGCACAGCCTCCCCTCAATGTGGCTGAAACCTGTGCAGCCTGCACTGATCGATACAGCCGCCAGGACCCACGCATCCTTCTGGTCCTGTACGAACTCGGCCTGAAAGATCTGTTTACCGAAAAAGTAAAGGCTCTGGCTTCACAGCAGCCATCTTTGGCCGCTCGGGCCAAATTGATTGAAACGCTCAATCAGTCAAGCAAGGCCGTCTATTGCCAGAACTGCCTGACACCGGAACTGCTGGAAAGCCTTCTGTTGGATCCTGCAGCAATCCGTTCTGCGTGCACGAGCGTGGATGCGGCCATTGCTTTTCTGACCGAGTGCGAAGGCATCCGCGATTTCAAACTCTCGGATGCCTTATATCGAAATCTTCTGGAGCAGGTTTTAACCACACTGCCTGCTCCAGAAACTTCAGAAGAACTCTATCGGCTTTGGGCACATATTCGTGCTTTCAAGGGTGCCCATCTGATCTGGGTGGGTCAGTCTGGCCGCTACCGCCCGCTGTACCGTGAAACCGTGATCCAAAAGCTGCTGCTATCCTTTGATTCGGACACCTTTGGTGAAGAGTACACCCCGGTCGAGCAGGTCATCGGCCAGCTGCGGCGGGCATATCTCCGCTGTCAGGAGTTGCTGCCGGAATTAAACTTCAGCGCACCTCTCAGTGAAGAAAGCATCCGTGAAGCAGTACTGAACGACCACAGGGAGGAACTTCCGGCGCTGCGGGAAGAGCTCCGGCTCTGGAACGAGAATCTGGAACGATTCGCTACCCGGGTCGGTCCGGTGGATCACTTTACCGCAAATGCCCCGGCCTTTGCCTATGCCATTACTGTAATGCAGCATTTAGCGGAAAGCATCAGCATCTTCTTTGATGATGCCGCCTTGAAATACAGCCGGGTCTGCATTGTTGACACCTGTGCTTTGATGAATGATCCGGAACTGCCGGCTCTGTTTTCTGACGGTATGTCCATGCTGATCGTCCCTCAGGTCGTGCTGCGGGAACTGGACGGGCTCAAACAGTCCGCAGACGAGGAAAAAGCTCTGGCCGCCCGGCGTGCCATTCGCAGCATCGAAAGCTATTCCCGTGCCGACTGGTTCAATCTGTCTGAAGAAGGACATCCGGAACTGCTCAGTCCCGATTTGGGCGACCCGCAGAGTTCAGACAATCTGATTCTCTCGGTCGCGTGCCGCTATATTGCCAAACGGCCGGTACTGCTGACGGATGACACAAATCTTCGGAACAAAGCCGCATCTATGCACATTGATGCAATAGGCGGGCGAAGCTTCCGGTTGTCCAAAGAGCACGAGATGTCCGCGCAGCCGGATTGCCGCACCGAAAAAAAGAAGAAAAAACGCTAA
- a CDS encoding AAA family ATPase, with the protein MAQESCDLWLERFKREAGIKSAVILSGNTSDIMRNPQNNGVYQPVLQVVIDTLRSCKYTSIIKWDRVDGVDPSLSDPVILLNTPPAASSDTYDLGDDLSDTSGSSTPAYRDPDEFFPYLLDLIRHGTGKTAFILDYSDYLFGNANSLSEKERNYLATLGKALQLGRSYDMLSTAEEAGNIVVLVTKNSASIPPSFYLNNPLVSTINIPLPGHTEREMFTKTNLSLLRIDQDLTHDITLMADFIDALDGFTLCETAQLFRLSRLLASNSDSRMTFEKLINLYKYGEKTSPWEELSKEKLTQLEERLGQRVKGQNEAIRKVKDVIIRAYTGFSGLQHSTKQRKPKGTLFFVGPTGVGKTELAKSLAEFVFGDETACIRFDMSEYNHDHSDQRLVGAPPGYVGYEAGGQLTNAVKERPFCVLLFDEIEKADGKILDKFLQILEDGRLTDGKGETVSFSESIIIFTSNIGAAHVSADLTPSAARSYFIQEVRQHFIENLHRPELLNRIGDNIVAFNFIEDPAVFAQIAKSKFKGIENFIRERYKAELVFRDETTAFQAIAGKAGKENGGRGLLNVMESSIINPLSEFVFENSESLAGRQIVICQFDPAKAFFTFELE; encoded by the coding sequence ATGGCTCAAGAATCATGTGATCTCTGGCTGGAGCGTTTCAAGCGGGAAGCCGGCATCAAATCGGCTGTGATTCTCTCCGGCAATACATCTGATATCATGCGGAACCCTCAAAATAACGGTGTTTATCAGCCCGTCCTGCAGGTAGTGATCGACACCCTGCGAAGCTGTAAGTATACGTCTATCATAAAATGGGATCGTGTGGATGGTGTCGATCCCAGCCTTTCCGATCCGGTCATTCTCCTCAATACGCCGCCAGCCGCCAGCTCTGATACTTATGATTTGGGAGACGACCTTTCGGATACTTCCGGCAGCAGTACTCCTGCCTACCGGGATCCGGACGAGTTTTTTCCATATCTGCTTGATCTGATCCGGCATGGCACCGGAAAAACCGCCTTTATTCTGGATTATTCGGACTATCTTTTCGGAAACGCCAATTCTCTCTCGGAAAAAGAACGGAACTATCTAGCTACTTTGGGCAAGGCTCTGCAGCTGGGACGTTCTTATGATATGCTCTCCACAGCAGAGGAAGCAGGAAACATTGTAGTGTTGGTCACAAAGAACAGTGCATCCATCCCGCCGTCTTTCTATCTGAACAATCCCCTCGTCAGCACGATCAATATTCCGCTGCCCGGACATACGGAACGAGAAATGTTTACTAAGACTAACCTTTCTCTCCTGCGGATCGATCAGGATCTTACTCATGACATCACGCTGATGGCAGATTTCATTGATGCTTTGGACGGCTTTACGTTGTGCGAGACCGCACAGCTTTTCCGTCTCTCCCGGCTGCTTGCCTCAAACTCCGACAGCCGCATGACTTTTGAAAAGCTTATCAACCTGTATAAATATGGTGAGAAAACCAGCCCATGGGAGGAACTTTCCAAGGAGAAGCTGACGCAACTCGAGGAACGGCTGGGGCAGCGGGTAAAAGGGCAGAATGAAGCGATTCGCAAAGTCAAAGATGTAATCATCCGTGCATACACAGGTTTTTCAGGCCTACAGCACTCAACAAAACAGCGCAAGCCCAAAGGCACGCTGTTCTTTGTTGGTCCCACCGGTGTGGGCAAAACAGAACTGGCTAAATCGCTTGCAGAATTTGTCTTTGGCGATGAGACTGCCTGCATCCGCTTTGATATGTCGGAGTATAACCATGACCATAGCGACCAGCGATTGGTTGGTGCCCCTCCGGGCTATGTCGGCTACGAAGCTGGCGGCCAGCTGACCAATGCCGTCAAAGAGCGGCCATTCTGCGTACTCCTCTTTGACGAGATTGAAAAGGCCGATGGCAAAATTCTGGACAAATTTCTGCAGATTCTGGAGGACGGGCGTCTCACTGATGGTAAAGGAGAAACGGTTTCCTTCTCGGAATCCATCATCATCTTCACCTCAAATATCGGCGCAGCACATGTCAGTGCCGATTTGACTCCTTCTGCGGCTCGGAGTTATTTTATCCAAGAAGTACGGCAGCATTTTATTGAAAACCTGCATCGTCCGGAACTGCTCAACCGTATTGGCGATAATATTGTTGCATTCAATTTCATTGAAGATCCGGCAGTATTTGCCCAAATTGCAAAGAGCAAGTTCAAGGGTATTGAAAACTTTATCCGCGAACGATACAAGGCTGAACTGGTATTTCGTGACGAAACTACGGCTTTTCAGGCAATCGCTGGTAAGGCGGGAAAAGAAAATGGTGGACGCGGCCTGCTGAACGTAATGGAAAGCAGCATCATCAATCCCCTATCGGAATTCGTTTTCGAAAATTCCGAATCCTTAGCCGGACGTCAGATTGTGATCTGCCAGTTCGACCCTGCAAAAGCCTTTTTTACTTTTGAGTTGGAATGA
- a CDS encoding 4Fe-4S single cluster domain-containing protein yields the protein MGFLNLASVRPCTEAEGPGKRFAIWVQGCRRKCPGCCNPEMQELRRNTIVDTADLIRLIQTARENHEIEGVSLIGGEPLLQAEGLSEIAVWCQSEGLSVLVFTGYTYQTLQTSEDKSVQLLLKHTDILVDGPFLQELYDEKRTWVGSQNQHVIFLTDRYTPGVEYEYSDRTMELLISDKDILINGWPF from the coding sequence ATGGGATTTTTGAACCTTGCCTCAGTGCGCCCGTGCACAGAAGCCGAGGGCCCCGGAAAACGGTTTGCTATCTGGGTCCAAGGCTGCCGCCGCAAATGCCCCGGCTGCTGCAACCCCGAGATGCAGGAACTCCGCCGAAACACTATTGTAGACACGGCAGATCTTATCCGCTTGATTCAGACTGCCCGCGAAAATCATGAGATCGAGGGTGTTTCCCTGATCGGTGGAGAACCGCTCCTGCAGGCCGAAGGCCTTTCTGAAATCGCTGTCTGGTGCCAATCTGAGGGTCTGTCGGTACTCGTTTTTACAGGCTATACCTATCAGACGCTTCAAACATCCGAGGACAAATCCGTTCAGCTTCTTCTAAAGCATACCGACATTCTCGTAGATGGTCCTTTTTTACAGGAACTTTACGACGAAAAACGAACCTGGGTCGGTTCTCAAAATCAGCACGTGATCTTTCTGACAGATCGGTACACGCCGGGAGTCGAATATGAGTACTCTGATCGTACCATGGAACTACTTATTTCCGACAAAGATATCCTGATCAACGGCTGGCCGTTCTGA
- a CDS encoding chlorophyllase/cutinase-like alpha/beta fold protein, which yields MGNINVYYPKELTESAKSYPVVVMVNGTGVYSSKYPALFKHLASWGFIVIGNEDPSTCSGSSADTTLAWLLNENENPDSRFYQKFDEEHIGFSGHSQGGVGVFNAINEQPHGSLYTCAVSLSPTQLDLAEALNMHYEPDKTNIPVFLLAASVSAFPLPAPS from the coding sequence ATGGGGAATATCAATGTCTATTACCCCAAGGAGTTGACAGAGAGCGCCAAAAGCTATCCTGTTGTGGTGATGGTGAATGGCACGGGTGTGTATAGCTCCAAATATCCAGCACTCTTCAAGCATCTGGCTTCGTGGGGATTCATCGTCATTGGCAATGAAGACCCAAGCACTTGCTCTGGCAGTTCGGCAGATACGACGTTGGCATGGCTTCTGAATGAAAATGAGAATCCTGACAGCCGCTTCTATCAGAAATTCGATGAGGAACACATCGGATTTTCCGGTCACTCACAGGGCGGCGTGGGCGTGTTCAACGCTATCAACGAACAGCCGCACGGTAGTTTGTACACTTGTGCGGTCAGCCTTTCTCCCACACAACTGGATCTGGCAGAAGCACTGAATATGCACTACGAACCGGACAAAACGAATATTCCGGTATTCCTTCTGGCGGCGAGCGTCAGCGCATTTCCATTGCCCGCGCCTTCCTGA
- a CDS encoding SpoIID/LytB domain-containing protein, producing MKHLHRFVRRAAAFVLAAVLCVCVLAPAASAAVTIGGADTTLIPAEEENCLAWLFGSSDTITMPYLNIKGQGLRRNVTLDLVDCLVGITYTELGSIGSYVSASAAQQAWKAQAVAIHSYLEYHKQYGSSSNALIYTPVDQIPSSAREAIRRAVEPVKNEVLTYNGSVCDAVWSASAGYNTQTGVYGTCSSRDAWGTDVPYLQSVESPYEEQYHNKLRRVIGKDYTYKEYNDSRTGEPYVSADTTHKDLGGFVQYNTFVSNGRSYRYIGQFVSSRYCFDFGADESGTPCMTYYGFGHGVGMSQCGAVGYAQEQGMGYREILRHYYTGAGISASGSSGDGFFGWLHRLFHW from the coding sequence TTGAAACATCTGCATCGGTTTGTGCGCCGCGCGGCGGCGTTTGTGCTGGCGGCTGTACTGTGCGTTTGCGTACTGGCCCCGGCGGCTTCGGCAGCGGTCACCATTGGCGGGGCGGATACCACCCTGATCCCTGCCGAGGAGGAAAACTGCCTTGCGTGGCTGTTCGGCTCTTCGGATACGATTACCATGCCCTACCTGAACATCAAGGGGCAGGGCCTGCGGCGCAACGTCACGCTGGATCTGGTGGACTGTCTGGTGGGCATCACCTACACCGAGCTGGGGTCCATTGGCAGCTATGTCAGTGCCAGCGCCGCCCAGCAGGCGTGGAAGGCACAGGCGGTGGCCATCCATTCCTATCTGGAATACCACAAGCAGTACGGCTCCTCGTCCAATGCCCTCATCTACACCCCGGTGGATCAGATCCCGTCCTCGGCACGGGAGGCAATCCGCAGGGCGGTGGAGCCGGTGAAGAACGAGGTGCTCACCTATAACGGCAGCGTCTGCGACGCCGTGTGGTCGGCCAGTGCGGGCTACAACACCCAGACCGGCGTGTACGGCACCTGTTCCAGCCGGGACGCATGGGGCACCGATGTGCCGTATCTGCAGAGCGTGGAGAGCCCCTACGAGGAGCAGTACCACAACAAGCTGCGCCGGGTCATCGGAAAAGACTATACCTATAAAGAGTACAACGACAGCCGTACCGGTGAGCCCTACGTCAGCGCCGACACCACCCACAAGGATCTGGGCGGCTTTGTGCAGTACAACACCTTTGTGTCCAATGGCCGCAGTTACCGCTATATCGGCCAGTTCGTTTCCTCCCGTTACTGCTTCGACTTTGGCGCGGACGAAAGCGGCACGCCCTGCATGACCTACTACGGCTTCGGCCATGGCGTGGGCATGAGCCAGTGCGGTGCTGTGGGCTACGCACAGGAGCAGGGCATGGGCTACCGGGAGATCCTGCGCCACTACTACACCGGTGCAGGTATTTCCGCTTCCGGCAGCTCCGGTGATGGGTTCTTTGGCTGGCTGCACAGACTGTTCCACTGGTAA
- a CDS encoding glycosyltransferase family 2 protein: MDQEKETKRQAERCRALAQRIVRELTPASIQVLGGSGALAEALEKTGAQLLPENAELGTAALLVVEDPEWVDLPALQCAQVLLVCTDASAMADCAKQLAAQGLYRDFEWKNRGKAQQTALFCRSAAVQDAQQLLAGYEMTLDDLRERMQQAERTGEEQTAQLERLRSDLSLSRSHEKDLEKTLNNVTSSTFWKMSWPLRYFVSKGRQLAHTFPPFVFLGQLRRVGISGVRAQAKAKKEYAKLFPGRTMRADRFASAELLVRQAADQPAAPRISIVVPLYNTPQQFLVELLDSVQNQTYQNWELCLVDAGQDETVGQTVAARAAEDPRIRYRKLEKNEGIAGNTNQGFALATGEFIALLDHDDILHPCALWYVAQAIAEQGADFVYTDEVTFEGDIDHLTVYHFKPDYMLDNLRSNNYICHLSVFSAKLLAAVGGDERAAFNGSQDYDLYLRLTEKAHKIVHIPHLLYYWRSSPTSVASNISAKTYCLEAAVKALYAHYERMGIPVDEVSMIPGTPGFYKTDYTITKPGRVSILIPSCDHSSDLRTCVESICRKSTYDDFEIIVIENNSREPATFRCYERLQKEHRNLRVITWQGTGFNYSALNNFGAREATGEYLLLLNNDTEVISPRWIEEMLMYAQQDRVGCVGAKLLYPDNTIQHAGIGFGFLTLAAHMHKNFPVGHPGYMGRLVYAQDVYAVTAACLMVRKSVYEQVNGLDESFAVAFNDVDFCVRVREAGYTNVFTPFAQLYHYESKSRGLDENPVKRKRFISEVERFQKRWAKQLAAGDPCMNPNFDLMKEDFSFDIKPLE, encoded by the coding sequence ATGGATCAGGAAAAAGAAACCAAACGACAGGCCGAGCGCTGCCGTGCACTGGCGCAGCGCATCGTGCGGGAGCTGACCCCCGCCAGCATTCAGGTGCTGGGCGGCAGCGGCGCACTGGCCGAAGCACTGGAAAAGACCGGCGCACAGCTGCTGCCGGAAAACGCAGAACTGGGCACCGCTGCCCTGCTGGTGGTGGAGGACCCGGAATGGGTGGATCTGCCCGCACTGCAGTGTGCACAGGTGCTGCTGGTATGCACCGATGCATCGGCCATGGCTGACTGTGCAAAGCAGCTGGCCGCACAGGGCCTTTACCGGGATTTTGAGTGGAAGAACCGCGGCAAAGCCCAGCAGACCGCGCTGTTCTGCCGCAGCGCCGCTGTGCAGGATGCACAGCAGCTGCTGGCAGGCTACGAGATGACGCTGGACGATCTGCGAGAGCGGATGCAGCAGGCCGAGCGCACTGGCGAAGAGCAGACCGCCCAGCTGGAACGCCTGCGCAGCGATCTTTCGCTGAGCCGCAGCCACGAGAAGGATCTGGAAAAGACGTTGAACAATGTGACCAGCTCTACTTTCTGGAAGATGAGCTGGCCGCTGCGCTACTTTGTCAGCAAGGGCCGTCAGCTGGCACACACCTTCCCGCCGTTCGTCTTTCTGGGCCAGCTGCGCCGGGTGGGCATTTCCGGCGTGCGTGCGCAGGCAAAGGCCAAAAAGGAATATGCGAAGCTGTTCCCGGGCAGGACCATGCGCGCCGACCGCTTTGCCAGCGCAGAGCTGCTGGTAAGGCAGGCGGCCGACCAGCCCGCCGCGCCGCGCATCAGCATCGTGGTGCCGCTGTACAATACGCCGCAGCAGTTTCTGGTGGAGCTGCTGGACTCGGTGCAGAACCAGACCTATCAGAACTGGGAGCTGTGCCTTGTGGATGCCGGGCAGGACGAGACGGTGGGCCAGACCGTAGCAGCCCGTGCTGCGGAAGACCCCCGCATCCGTTACCGGAAGCTGGAAAAGAACGAGGGCATTGCGGGCAACACCAATCAGGGCTTTGCGCTGGCAACGGGTGAGTTTATCGCCCTGCTGGACCATGACGACATCCTGCACCCGTGTGCTCTGTGGTACGTGGCACAGGCCATTGCCGAACAGGGTGCAGACTTTGTGTACACCGATGAAGTGACCTTTGAGGGCGACATCGACCACCTGACGGTCTACCACTTCAAGCCGGATTATATGCTGGACAATCTGCGCTCCAACAACTATATCTGCCATCTGAGCGTGTTCAGCGCAAAGCTGCTGGCCGCTGTGGGCGGCGATGAGCGCGCGGCGTTCAACGGCAGTCAGGACTACGACCTCTATCTGCGTCTGACCGAAAAGGCGCACAAGATCGTGCATATCCCGCACCTGCTGTACTACTGGCGCTCCAGCCCCACCAGCGTGGCAAGCAACATTTCGGCCAAGACCTACTGTCTGGAAGCTGCGGTCAAGGCCCTGTATGCCCACTACGAGCGTATGGGCATCCCGGTGGACGAGGTGTCCATGATCCCGGGCACGCCGGGCTTTTACAAGACGGACTACACCATCACAAAGCCGGGCCGGGTCAGCATCCTGATCCCCAGCTGCGACCATTCCTCCGACCTGCGCACCTGCGTGGAGTCCATCTGCCGCAAGAGCACCTATGATGACTTCGAGATCATCGTCATTGAGAACAACAGCAGGGAGCCTGCCACCTTCCGCTGCTATGAAAGGCTGCAGAAGGAACACCGGAACCTGCGGGTGATCACATGGCAGGGCACCGGCTTCAACTACAGCGCCCTGAACAACTTTGGCGCAAGGGAGGCCACCGGCGAATACCTGCTGCTGCTCAACAACGATACGGAGGTCATTTCTCCGCGCTGGATCGAAGAAATGCTCATGTACGCCCAGCAGGACCGTGTGGGCTGCGTGGGCGCAAAGCTGCTCTACCCGGACAACACCATCCAGCATGCGGGCATCGGTTTCGGCTTTTTGACCCTTGCGGCCCACATGCACAAGAACTTCCCGGTGGGCCACCCCGGCTATATGGGCCGTCTGGTCTATGCACAGGATGTGTATGCAGTCACTGCCGCCTGCCTGATGGTGCGCAAGAGCGTCTACGAGCAGGTGAACGGTCTGGACGAGAGCTTTGCCGTGGCCTTCAACGATGTGGACTTCTGCGTGCGCGTGCGCGAGGCGGGCTATACCAACGTGTTCACCCCCTTTGCCCAGCTGTACCACTATGAGAGCAAGAGCCGTGGTCTGGACGAGAACCCGGTCAAGCGCAAGCGCTTTATCTCGGAGGTGGAGCGCTTCCAGAAGCGGTGGGCAAAGCAGCTGGCCGCAGGTGACCCCTGCATGAACCCGAACTTTGACCTGATGAAAGAGGACTTCAGCTTTGACATCAAACCGCTGGAGTGA
- a CDS encoding glycosyltransferase yields the protein MELSACIVVYNGADEALRAAQTVLDCTRRHPLILYLVDNASPDGSGQRLAKAAKDGTLHIREDQKVEVLCRTENGGFGTGHNTVLSLLHSRVHFILNPDIQLTEDTLSDLADWMTAHPGVVMARPALTFPDGRPQRLPLRRCSVRAMVYRQLPCLKFWARYNERYLMADRDLTSPTEIEFCTGSFSAVDTVAFKAVGGFDEDYFMYVEDADLTQKMRTRGKAYLVPQYTAIHAWHRAAHRSLKPFLWQLHSLLRYFSKWGFAW from the coding sequence ATGGAACTTTCTGCTTGTATCGTAGTTTATAACGGCGCGGATGAAGCGCTCAGGGCGGCACAGACCGTGCTGGACTGCACCCGCCGCCACCCGCTGATACTGTATCTGGTGGACAACGCCAGCCCGGACGGCAGCGGCCAGCGCCTTGCCAAGGCTGCGAAGGACGGCACCCTGCACATCCGCGAGGACCAGAAGGTGGAGGTGCTCTGCCGCACAGAGAACGGCGGCTTCGGCACCGGACACAACACGGTGCTCAGCCTGCTGCACAGCCGGGTGCACTTCATCCTGAACCCGGACATCCAGCTGACGGAGGACACCCTCAGTGACCTTGCGGACTGGATGACGGCGCACCCCGGTGTAGTGATGGCGCGGCCCGCACTTACCTTCCCGGACGGGCGGCCCCAGCGTCTGCCGCTGCGCCGGTGCAGCGTGCGGGCCATGGTATACCGCCAGCTGCCCTGCCTGAAATTCTGGGCCAGGTATAACGAGCGCTATCTGATGGCAGACAGGGACCTGACCAGCCCCACCGAGATCGAGTTCTGCACCGGCAGCTTCTCGGCGGTGGATACTGTAGCCTTCAAGGCCGTGGGCGGCTTTGATGAGGACTACTTCATGTATGTGGAGGACGCTGACCTGACCCAGAAGATGCGCACCCGGGGCAAGGCGTATCTGGTGCCCCAGTACACCGCCATCCATGCATGGCACCGCGCCGCGCACCGCAGCCTGAAGCCTTTTCTGTGGCAGCTGCACAGCCTGCTGCGCTATTTTTCCAAGTGGGGCTTTGCGTGGTAA
- the rfbA gene encoding glucose-1-phosphate thymidylyltransferase RfbA encodes MKGIILAGGAGTRLYPLTMVTSKQLLPVYDKPMIYYPLSTLMLAGIQDILIISTPTDTPRFEALLGDGSQYGIHLQYKVQPSPDGLAQAFILGEEFIGDDCCAMILGDNIFYGNGFSKILKTAAANAENKGRCTVFGYYVQDPERFGIVEFDKDGKVLSVEEKPQHPKSNYAITGLYFYNKEVVRMAKQVKPSARGELEITTLNDMYLKKDELDVQLLGRGFAWLDTGTMDSLVEAADFVRMIEKRQGIKISAPEEIAFKYGWIDRDTLMASAERYGKSPYGQHLKNVADGKLRY; translated from the coding sequence ATGAAAGGCATTATTCTCGCCGGCGGTGCCGGCACACGGCTTTATCCGCTGACCATGGTCACCAGCAAACAGCTGCTGCCGGTCTACGACAAGCCGATGATCTATTATCCTCTGTCCACGCTGATGCTGGCAGGCATTCAGGATATCCTGATCATCTCCACCCCGACCGATACGCCTCGCTTTGAGGCGCTGCTGGGTGATGGCAGCCAGTACGGCATCCATCTGCAGTATAAAGTTCAGCCCTCCCCGGACGGTCTGGCACAGGCCTTTATTCTGGGCGAAGAGTTCATTGGCGACGACTGCTGCGCCATGATCCTGGGCGATAACATCTTCTACGGCAACGGCTTCTCCAAGATCCTCAAGACCGCCGCCGCCAATGCGGAAAACAAAGGCCGCTGCACCGTGTTCGGCTATTATGTGCAGGACCCGGAGCGCTTTGGCATCGTGGAGTTCGACAAGGACGGCAAGGTGCTCAGCGTGGAGGAAAAGCCTCAGCATCCCAAGTCCAACTACGCCATCACCGGCCTGTACTTCTACAACAAGGAGGTCGTCCGGATGGCAAAGCAGGTCAAGCCCTCTGCCCGCGGAGAGCTGGAGATCACCACCCTGAACGACATGTACCTGAAGAAGGACGAGCTGGATGTTCAGCTGCTGGGCCGCGGCTTTGCATGGCTGGACACCGGCACCATGGACAGTCTGGTGGAAGCAGCCGACTTTGTGCGCATGATCGAGAAGCGTCAGGGCATCAAGATCAGTGCGCCGGAAGAGATCGCATTCAAGTACGGCTGGATCGACCGCGATACCCTGATGGCAAGTGCTGAGCGCTATGGCAAGAGCCCCTATGGCCAGCACCTGAAGAATGTTGCAGACGGCAAGCTGCGCTACTAA